One genomic region from Pseudanabaena sp. FACHB-2040 encodes:
- the map gene encoding type I methionyl aminopeptidase yields MKILSQLLSKRSSEATRSRRSGRRANGVELKSEAEIAIMREAARIVATVLKEISEQVKPGMTTADLDEYAEQRIRELGATPSFKGYHGFPASICACVNDEVVHGIPRGRKVIRVGDLLKVDTGAYYNGFHGDSCITIAVGQISEQGQQLMAAAEAALYAGIGQVKPGNSLLDIAGAIEDSINASGFSVVEDFTGHGVGRNLHEAPSVFNFRTRQLPNVKLLPGMTLAIEPILNAGSKHTRTLSDRWTVVTVDRSLSAQFEHTVLVTEDGYEILTDRTQL; encoded by the coding sequence ATGAAAATTTTGTCCCAGTTACTTTCAAAGCGTTCTTCTGAGGCAACTCGTTCTCGCCGCTCAGGTCGTCGGGCCAATGGTGTTGAGCTGAAGTCTGAGGCGGAGATCGCCATCATGCGAGAAGCCGCTCGCATTGTTGCGACCGTCTTGAAGGAAATCTCTGAGCAGGTCAAACCGGGCATGACCACGGCTGATCTGGACGAGTATGCTGAACAGCGCATTCGAGAGCTGGGGGCGACGCCTAGCTTTAAGGGGTACCACGGGTTTCCGGCCTCTATCTGTGCCTGTGTCAACGACGAGGTCGTGCACGGCATTCCTCGGGGTCGTAAGGTGATTCGGGTAGGGGACCTGCTTAAGGTCGATACGGGGGCTTACTACAATGGCTTCCACGGAGATTCGTGTATCACGATCGCAGTAGGTCAGATTTCAGAGCAGGGACAGCAGCTGATGGCAGCGGCTGAGGCAGCTCTCTATGCCGGTATTGGCCAGGTCAAGCCGGGCAATAGTCTACTCGATATTGCTGGGGCGATTGAGGACAGTATCAATGCCTCTGGCTTTAGCGTGGTCGAAGATTTTACGGGGCATGGCGTGGGTCGGAACCTGCATGAGGCTCCTTCAGTATTTAATTTCCGCACTCGTCAGTTGCCCAATGTGAAGCTCCTGCCGGGAATGACTCTGGCGATTGAACCGATTCTCAATGCCGGGTCGAAGCATACGCGCACGCTGAGCGATCGCTGGACTGTTGTGACTGTTGATCGCAGTCTCTCAGCCCAGTTTGAGCATACGGTTTTAGTAACTGAAGACGGCTACGAAATTCTTACCGATCGCACTCAGCTTTGA
- the rplS gene encoding 50S ribosomal protein L19 → MNAEQIIRSIEAEHLKTDLPDIYVGDTVRVGVRIQEGGKERIQPYEGTVIAKRNGSINEAITVRRIFQGVGVERVFLVHAPRVASITVLRRGRARRAKLYYLRDRVGKATRLKQRFDRPIK, encoded by the coding sequence ATGAACGCAGAGCAAATCATCCGCTCGATTGAGGCGGAGCACTTAAAAACAGATCTGCCCGACATTTATGTCGGCGATACTGTTCGGGTTGGCGTTCGCATTCAAGAGGGTGGCAAAGAGCGGATTCAGCCCTACGAAGGTACAGTCATTGCCAAGCGCAATGGGAGCATTAACGAGGCCATCACCGTCCGCCGAATCTTTCAAGGAGTCGGTGTTGAGCGGGTTTTCCTGGTTCATGCACCTCGGGTTGCTAGCATCACCGTGCTTCGTCGGGGTCGAGCTCGTCGTGCCAAGCTTTACTACCTGCGTGACCGGGTGGGCAAAGCAACTCGCTTGAAGCAGCGATTTGATCGTCCGATCAAGTAA